A DNA window from Mycobacterium dioxanotrophicus contains the following coding sequences:
- a CDS encoding type II toxin-antitoxin system RelE family toxin, with protein MTDEHPWAVRLAPGAVRALDRLPHKVAAAIAEFITATLPTDPYRMSKPLRHELAGWRVARRGDYRVTFRILDDDHALLIGRVEHRAHIYRPT; from the coding sequence GTGACCGACGAGCACCCATGGGCGGTCCGATTGGCTCCCGGCGCGGTTCGCGCACTCGATCGGCTTCCGCACAAAGTCGCGGCCGCGATCGCCGAATTCATCACCGCGACACTGCCCACAGACCCGTACCGAATGTCGAAGCCGCTGCGGCACGAGCTCGCCGGCTGGCGCGTCGCCCGGCGAGGCGACTATCGAGTCACCTTCCGCATCCTCGACGACGACCACGCCCTGCTGATCGGTCGTGTTGAGCACCGGGCGCACATCTACCGCCCAACCTGA
- a CDS encoding Imm61 family immunity protein, with amino-acid sequence MTAVPSISSECLGWAATARYTRTVDDGAGILMLSAETGTRYYIRHRGDRLEFSEATAGDEPRTVLFAATTVVLERCLYAVMGDEIREDIGLPYLELPSSASEVAKSYQLSDMERGYRILHRIGHGPVAAAPDPQLSLVALVPLSHLLGLTVAAVKRTYLSEHGAPLLANGRYTDTGGETPAFD; translated from the coding sequence GTGACCGCCGTTCCGTCGATCAGTTCTGAATGCCTCGGGTGGGCTGCCACAGCCCGGTACACCCGCACCGTCGACGACGGCGCCGGAATCCTCATGTTGTCGGCGGAAACCGGCACCCGGTACTACATCCGCCACCGTGGCGATCGCCTGGAGTTCAGTGAGGCAACAGCCGGCGACGAGCCGCGCACCGTTCTGTTCGCCGCCACCACAGTCGTGCTCGAGCGGTGCCTGTATGCCGTCATGGGTGACGAAATCCGCGAGGATATCGGACTCCCCTACCTCGAATTGCCTTCTAGTGCATCTGAAGTAGCCAAGTCGTACCAGCTCAGCGACATGGAACGGGGCTACAGAATTCTCCACCGAATCGGCCACGGCCCCGTCGCAGCGGCCCCCGACCCACAACTGAGCCTCGTCGCACTCGTGCCCCTATCCCACCTACTCGGACTGACCGTCGCCGCCGTCAAGAGGACGTACCTTTCCGAGCATGGGGCGCCTCTGCTGGCCAACGGGCGCTATACCGACACCGGCGGCGAAACCCCGGCGTTCGACTAG
- a CDS encoding ParA family protein, producing MKAVKPLDSPNGDGAKVVVFLSQKGGVGKSTGTVNAAATKADLLRSRLSADDPSPVAAVSIDQQGSAVWWSERVNGRDFHVVQAHDDIDGLRKLRNLRGVKYVYVDTPGWIDMAGNGGADTLGDGKASDALRAVLDVADLAVIPMQPEPLCYKPTARTIKYVVEPRGLKYLVYINNWDPRDGERDRDETIEYVEKNGWPLANTVIRRYKLHTRASAEGQVVTDYPKNRAGMEARLDFSKLTHEIDLAVGA from the coding sequence TTGAAAGCTGTAAAACCACTCGACTCCCCTAATGGTGACGGAGCGAAAGTCGTCGTCTTCCTCAGTCAAAAAGGAGGGGTCGGCAAGAGCACTGGGACCGTCAACGCGGCGGCTACGAAAGCTGATCTGCTCAGGAGCAGACTTTCCGCCGACGACCCCTCCCCTGTTGCGGCGGTGTCCATCGACCAGCAAGGCTCGGCAGTCTGGTGGTCCGAGCGTGTCAATGGCCGGGACTTCCACGTCGTGCAAGCCCACGACGACATCGACGGGCTACGTAAACTCAGGAATCTCCGAGGGGTGAAGTACGTCTACGTCGACACCCCTGGGTGGATCGATATGGCGGGCAACGGTGGTGCCGACACGCTCGGCGACGGGAAGGCATCAGACGCGTTGCGCGCGGTGCTCGATGTCGCAGACCTCGCGGTGATTCCCATGCAGCCCGAGCCGCTCTGCTACAAGCCGACCGCTCGGACCATCAAATATGTAGTCGAACCGCGCGGCTTGAAGTACCTCGTCTACATCAACAACTGGGATCCTCGCGACGGCGAGCGGGATCGCGACGAAACGATCGAGTACGTGGAGAAGAACGGGTGGCCGTTGGCAAACACCGTCATCCGTCGCTACAAGCTGCACACTCGGGCAAGCGCGGAAGGCCAGGTGGTGACCGACTACCCGAAGAATCGCGCAGGCATGGAGGCCCGGCTGGACTTCTCCAAGCTGACCCATGAAATCGACCTCGCGGTTGGAGCCTGA
- a CDS encoding ParB/RepB/Spo0J family partition protein produces MAARGRVSLAALVDDDDDQDAPSLNASSAPAGGGVAAPSSVPTAELIPNPRNPRDTVGDLEDLASIVDIQLQPAAVVTRAAYLRLYPDDEITANWVVINGCRRLAAAEKYGKDTLEIVVKDELARDRATLIAAAIRENVERVDFDVIEEAHAVQSLVDECGSGREAAKRLGKSEGWITQRRALLELAPEIQEKMRAGEIAVRHARTLAKVPEERQVQAWNAYLEREDQKRKEGEKAKPKEKPAAPPQYRNVTAALRNFDAAPTDLADALIDALGDDGVATLLTVIKRRRRA; encoded by the coding sequence ATGGCAGCACGCGGACGTGTCAGCCTGGCAGCACTCGTTGACGACGACGACGATCAAGACGCGCCTTCACTCAACGCATCCTCAGCGCCAGCCGGCGGGGGAGTGGCCGCTCCGAGTTCGGTACCCACAGCGGAGCTGATTCCCAACCCCCGCAACCCCCGCGATACCGTGGGGGATCTGGAGGACCTGGCCAGCATCGTCGACATTCAGCTGCAGCCTGCGGCTGTTGTCACTCGGGCGGCCTACCTTCGGCTCTACCCGGACGACGAGATCACCGCGAACTGGGTTGTGATCAATGGGTGTCGGCGCTTGGCTGCCGCCGAGAAGTATGGCAAGGACACCCTGGAGATCGTCGTCAAAGACGAGCTTGCCAGGGATCGGGCCACGCTCATTGCGGCCGCTATCCGGGAGAACGTCGAACGGGTCGACTTCGACGTGATCGAGGAAGCTCATGCCGTGCAAAGTCTGGTGGACGAGTGCGGTTCCGGTAGGGAAGCGGCCAAGCGACTCGGCAAGAGCGAAGGGTGGATTACCCAGCGCAGGGCCCTGCTCGAACTGGCGCCGGAGATCCAGGAGAAGATGCGCGCCGGCGAGATCGCGGTGCGTCACGCGCGGACACTGGCGAAGGTGCCCGAGGAGCGGCAAGTCCAGGCGTGGAATGCGTACTTGGAACGTGAAGATCAGAAGCGTAAGGAAGGGGAGAAGGCCAAGCCCAAGGAGAAGCCGGCCGCGCCTCCCCAGTATCGCAACGTCACCGCTGCGCTGCGGAATTTCGACGCCGCACCGACAGACCTCGCCGACGCTCTGATCGACGCCCTCGGGGATGACGGTGTCGCGACGCTGCTCACCGTTATCAAGCGCCGGCGCCGAGCATG
- a CDS encoding thermonuclease family protein gives MAAPRTLTRLAVATTVTVGAGACAPSAQSPADPTHTPTATVLRAVDGDTIDVRDDTRGRLRIRVYGIDSPELHKPGWSVGCFATEAADFATRTLTGRRVALLPDPSQDAHDKYGRTLAYVQRDDGWNYSIEAVRAGMARAYIYKNNPASLSPAISAAEDQAKAGHIGLWGPPCNGRTESVRQQ, from the coding sequence ATGGCCGCACCGCGCACATTGACTCGCCTTGCGGTCGCCACTACCGTCACTGTCGGCGCCGGGGCATGCGCACCCAGCGCCCAATCCCCTGCCGACCCGACCCACACGCCCACCGCCACCGTCCTGCGAGCGGTCGACGGTGACACCATCGACGTCCGAGACGACACCCGGGGCAGACTGCGCATCAGGGTCTACGGCATCGACTCCCCCGAGCTGCACAAGCCCGGCTGGTCGGTCGGCTGCTTCGCCACCGAAGCCGCCGACTTCGCCACCCGCACCCTGACCGGCCGCCGCGTCGCCCTGCTGCCCGACCCATCCCAAGATGCCCACGACAAATATGGACGCACCTTGGCCTACGTGCAGCGCGACGATGGATGGAATTACTCGATCGAAGCGGTACGCGCAGGAATGGCCCGCGCCTACATTTACAAGAACAATCCTGCCAGCCTCTCCCCCGCTATTTCAGCCGCCGAAGACCAAGCCAAAGCCGGCCACATTGGCCTATGGGGACCGCCATGCAATGGCCGCACCGAGTCGGTCAGACAGCAATAG
- a CDS encoding type II toxin-antitoxin system Phd/YefM family antitoxin — protein sequence MKTVPLSEAKDKLSALVDEADSTHEIIRITRHGRAAAVLMSADDLDSLNETLHALRTPGLVDELNQADADYAAGNTITGEDLRKRYGLS from the coding sequence ATGAAGACGGTACCGCTCAGTGAAGCCAAGGACAAGCTTTCCGCCCTGGTCGACGAGGCCGACAGCACGCACGAAATCATCCGCATCACCCGACACGGCCGAGCCGCCGCGGTCTTGATGTCCGCCGACGACCTCGACTCGCTCAACGAAACCCTGCATGCACTGCGTACCCCAGGGCTCGTCGACGAGCTCAACCAGGCCGACGCCGACTACGCCGCCGGCAACACCATCACCGGCGAAGATCTTCGCAAACGCTACGGCCTCTCGTGA
- a CDS encoding C40 family peptidase, which produces MVAASRRPTTCTVVVVLVALVVEVGFTDGVEGFVAAARRSLAEVEGLFGVSAPTTNSAAANGAGAPGTPGWSGPSANREQSNATALDNRRSTFTGADNQLDAWGRQTAADTTNGRNNARTLVVSADNSTRALAPYTGSVPGRVALVSSLTDHLTQSAGVVNGYAATLPGRQADLNAIASQYGTPPPPGTPPPPPPPRRPPPPHRRRRRPPPRNGRSASAFRISGGGFGGGGGLPSGLGRMSLPTSGLSSLLGGGRAAPMPGSPLPPPALDALRGDGSLRGMVVNAASEKLGKIYKWGGKGGPADGGRVDCSGLTGWAYKRIGIDIGPDTFTQITKGVQIPPSQIKPGDLIFCNFGSQGGNPGPGHVVMATGYGAGSRIIEASQSGKPVAFGSMPTGRIVVKRILP; this is translated from the coding sequence ATGGTCGCCGCGTCCAGACGCCCCACGACGTGCACGGTGGTGGTTGTGCTGGTGGCCCTCGTGGTGGAGGTGGGTTTTACTGATGGCGTGGAGGGGTTTGTGGCGGCCGCGCGACGTTCGCTGGCCGAGGTAGAAGGACTGTTCGGGGTCTCAGCACCCACGACGAACAGCGCCGCAGCCAACGGCGCCGGCGCACCCGGCACCCCAGGCTGGTCAGGACCGAGCGCCAACCGCGAACAATCCAACGCCACCGCACTAGACAACCGCCGCTCCACCTTCACCGGAGCCGACAACCAACTCGACGCCTGGGGCCGCCAAACCGCCGCCGACACCACCAACGGCCGCAACAACGCCCGCACCCTGGTGGTCTCGGCCGACAACTCCACCCGCGCCCTCGCCCCCTACACCGGCAGCGTCCCCGGCCGCGTCGCACTGGTCTCCTCCCTAACCGACCACCTCACCCAATCCGCCGGCGTCGTCAACGGCTACGCCGCCACCCTGCCCGGCCGCCAAGCCGACCTGAATGCCATCGCCTCCCAATACGGCACCCCACCCCCACCCGGAACACCACCACCCCCACCCCCACCACGACGACCACCCCCACCACACCGCCGCCGACGCCGACCACCACCGCGAAATGGGCGTTCCGCATCCGCTTTTCGGATCAGCGGCGGAGGATTCGGCGGTGGTGGCGGCCTACCGAGCGGTCTGGGCCGGATGTCGCTGCCAACAAGCGGCCTGAGCAGTCTGCTGGGTGGCGGCCGGGCTGCGCCGATGCCAGGGTCGCCGCTCCCCCCACCTGCGCTCGATGCTCTGCGCGGCGACGGGTCGCTGCGCGGCATGGTTGTCAACGCGGCCTCGGAGAAGCTGGGCAAGATCTACAAATGGGGCGGCAAGGGCGGGCCGGCCGACGGTGGCAGGGTCGACTGCTCAGGACTGACGGGATGGGCGTACAAGCGCATCGGAATCGATATCGGCCCAGACACTTTCACCCAGATCACGAAGGGTGTGCAGATCCCGCCGAGTCAGATCAAGCCTGGTGATCTCATCTTCTGCAACTTCGGATCACAGGGCGGTAATCCCGGGCCCGGCCATGTCGTGATGGCCACTGGCTACGGGGCGGGATCAAGGATCATCGAGGCATCGCAGTCGGGGAAACCGGTTGCCTTCGGCAGCATGCCGACGGGCCGGATTGTCGTGAAACGAATTCTGCCGTAA
- a CDS encoding DNA-binding protein: MTDPDLAKLSEAADQCGIPADVLKIMAADDLLPQVVRGRAGHVYFPRHSIPTWEQCIKLLEEQRDRHLRRAAAMLRRLETELEAVGNDINEAREQPRQTLGIDLMSFGHWPYQRGASLVQGQPIINSALEQFALERLAIVRYHDAYLDALASEGRKEP, from the coding sequence ATGACTGACCCCGACCTCGCCAAACTCTCCGAGGCCGCAGACCAATGCGGGATCCCCGCTGATGTCCTCAAAATCATGGCTGCCGACGATCTACTCCCCCAGGTCGTCCGCGGCCGCGCCGGCCACGTCTACTTCCCACGGCACTCCATTCCGACCTGGGAGCAATGCATCAAGTTGCTCGAAGAGCAACGCGACCGCCACCTCCGCCGGGCCGCGGCCATGCTGCGACGCCTCGAAACCGAACTCGAGGCGGTCGGCAACGACATCAACGAAGCACGTGAACAACCGCGACAGACCCTCGGTATCGATCTGATGAGCTTCGGTCACTGGCCGTATCAGCGAGGCGCATCTCTTGTGCAGGGGCAACCAATCATCAACAGCGCGTTGGAACAGTTCGCATTGGAACGACTCGCGATCGTCCGCTACCACGACGCCTATCTCGACGCGCTCGCCTCGGAAGGCCGCAAAGAACCATGA
- a CDS encoding type II toxin-antitoxin system Phd/YefM family antitoxin: MERISSSDAKNRLNRLLKEVQAGASFTITSHNQPVARLVPINPVPRRFGQLPNLLVPNDFDEPLSAELAAREGTDEA, translated from the coding sequence ATGGAGCGGATCAGCAGCAGCGACGCCAAGAACCGACTCAACCGACTCTTGAAAGAAGTCCAAGCTGGCGCATCATTCACCATCACCAGCCATAACCAGCCCGTCGCCCGACTCGTACCGATCAACCCCGTACCACGCCGATTCGGTCAACTCCCAAACCTTCTGGTGCCAAACGACTTTGACGAACCCCTGTCTGCCGAACTCGCGGCACGGGAAGGCACCGACGAAGCGTGA
- a CDS encoding XRE family transcriptional regulator, giving the protein MPASSRLVDLIDWYKNAHPDVTDAEIARRAGITRANLSQWRSNGVRGWPARATLDALAATIGRPYREVLDAVLADTGYSDTGGSTATAARPHRVVLDDAVRVLTEAARLTNQPVRQKPDGSWEPDLDADGIPIDWAAFVTTALAGAAANIGGTDAILAGRPGSWEAGVIRDALNAAVGHDEWDLWRHRTEPVNVVVHPERILSDMYSSVWENGFYAAETELQRRENAISPSHVYSYPGNELTEKMRAYYTDLGVEIIDGPPPPLASVEELEAAIAAERENPTELTPEEQATEDALAAIEVLRDRLEALQHDELAEYGQQLAQAIRERLAALKLPVPVTVSVDLDTPLHEAPESPLDAWATGALDRVIAAAITETPTPDTLPGTALQRAEAALARETGATDD; this is encoded by the coding sequence ATGCCCGCCAGCAGCCGCTTGGTCGACCTGATCGACTGGTACAAGAACGCTCATCCGGATGTCACGGACGCGGAGATTGCGCGCCGAGCGGGCATCACGCGGGCGAACCTGTCTCAGTGGCGTTCCAACGGTGTGCGTGGATGGCCGGCCCGCGCCACCCTCGACGCGTTGGCCGCGACCATCGGCCGGCCGTACCGTGAAGTGCTCGACGCGGTCTTGGCCGACACGGGGTATTCGGACACCGGCGGAAGCACCGCGACTGCCGCACGACCGCACCGGGTGGTCCTCGACGATGCGGTGCGGGTGCTCACCGAAGCCGCCAGGCTCACCAACCAGCCGGTACGCCAGAAACCTGATGGCTCGTGGGAACCCGACCTCGATGCCGATGGCATACCGATCGATTGGGCCGCGTTCGTCACCACTGCGCTTGCCGGCGCGGCCGCCAACATCGGCGGCACTGACGCGATCTTGGCCGGCCGGCCAGGCTCCTGGGAAGCCGGCGTGATCCGGGATGCCCTCAATGCCGCTGTGGGCCACGATGAATGGGATTTGTGGCGTCACCGCACCGAACCGGTCAACGTCGTCGTACACCCCGAACGGATCCTGTCCGACATGTATTCGTCGGTGTGGGAGAACGGGTTTTACGCCGCTGAGACTGAGCTGCAACGCCGGGAAAACGCGATCAGCCCCAGTCATGTGTACAGCTACCCCGGCAACGAGCTCACCGAGAAAATGCGGGCGTACTACACGGACCTGGGTGTCGAGATCATCGACGGCCCTCCCCCACCGCTAGCGTCAGTCGAGGAACTGGAGGCGGCGATCGCGGCCGAACGGGAGAACCCCACCGAGCTCACCCCCGAAGAGCAGGCCACCGAGGATGCCCTCGCGGCCATCGAGGTACTGAGAGACCGCCTGGAAGCCCTCCAGCACGACGAACTCGCCGAATACGGCCAACAGCTCGCCCAGGCAATCAGGGAGCGTCTCGCGGCGCTCAAGCTGCCCGTCCCGGTGACCGTCTCGGTCGACCTCGACACGCCCCTGCACGAGGCACCGGAGAGCCCGCTAGATGCCTGGGCCACCGGAGCGCTCGACCGGGTCATCGCCGCGGCGATCACCGAAACCCCGACACCCGACACACTGCCCGGCACTGCCCTGCAGCGGGCCGAAGCCGCTCTCGCCCGCGAGACCGGAGCCACCGATGACTGA
- a CDS encoding type II toxin-antitoxin system VapC family toxin — MNILLDTHTLLWLVSKPTTIHTQALAALEDPDTTVWVSAASAWEISIKTQLGRLDGEALLSAWSDILSDMSTTELPIESADAILAGRLPWHHRDPFDRIIVAQALRRNLTIATRDPNIIDAALTATTNA; from the coding sequence GTGAACATCCTGCTCGACACCCACACCCTGCTCTGGCTCGTCAGCAAGCCGACAACCATCCACACACAAGCACTTGCCGCCCTGGAGGATCCCGACACCACGGTATGGGTCAGCGCCGCCTCAGCGTGGGAAATCTCCATCAAGACCCAGCTCGGCCGCCTCGATGGCGAAGCCTTGCTGTCGGCCTGGTCTGACATCCTCTCCGACATGAGCACTACCGAGCTCCCGATCGAATCCGCTGACGCGATCCTGGCCGGCCGACTCCCCTGGCATCACCGAGACCCGTTCGATCGCATCATCGTCGCTCAGGCATTACGCCGCAATCTCACCATCGCCACCCGCGACCCCAACATCATCGACGCAGCACTCACCGCAACCACCAACGCCTAA